One Stigmatella aurantiaca genomic window, TCGCTCGGGTAGCAACCTGCCGGGGATGGCAGTTACCGAAACTGGCTCTTGTTGGAATCCCTGAGACCGGGCCGCAGCTTCTTTCATCCCGCCGAATGACCCGCCAGGGTGTACCAATGACTGAAGCCCCACCTGCTACAGGGAACCCCGACGTGACCACGAGTAGATACCGGGACTCGAACGAAAAGGTTCAGTTCCGGAAGTCACTGGAACGCAACCGCCGCAGCCCAAGGAGGCAGAATGATGCCAGCCACGGAGCCACAAAGCGCGCCTTGATTGGCGGTAACGTGAAGCCATGAGCCCCTTCCCTGACATCTACGTGGGCGCCACCCGCGGCCTCTTCGTGGCCCGGCACGTGAGTGGCCGCTACGTTCCCACGCCCCTGGGCCGCCTTCCGGTGGAGGGCGCGGCCCGGCACACCGCTTCCGCCCTGCAGTCCATGTTCCGTGGCAGTTCCGTGGGCGTCACCGCGGACATGCCCAAGGGGGGCCTCATCGTGGACTCCCGGCGCCCAGGCCGGCTGTACGTGGGCACCGAGGCCGCGGGTGTCTTCCGCAGCGAGGACGGCGGCGCCACCTGGGTTCCCGACAGCCAGGGGCTCGGCTCCTCGCGGATCTGGTCCCTGGTCCAGCACCCCGTCACCGGCGTGCTGTACGCGGGCACCGAGCCTGCGGCCATTTACCGCAAGCTCCCGGACGCCACCGCCTGGGAGCCCTGCGCGCCCTTGTCGGCCCTGCCCCGGTACGGCGAGTGGACCTCGCCCAACGCGCCGTATGAGCCCCGCGTGCGAGGCATTGGACTGGATCCCGAGCGGCCCCAGGCCATCGCCGCCGCCATCGAGGTGGGCTGGCTCGTGCTCAGCCTGGATGGGGGGAAGAGCTGGACGAACCTCACCGAGGGCTCGGAGTTCGACTCGCACTCCGTCCTCTTCGCGCCGGGCCAGCCCCACGTCCTGCTCTCGACGAGCGGGTACGGCTTCTTCCGGAGTGACGACGGCGGCGCGCACTTCTCCGCCTCGAAGGCAGGGCTCGACCGGAGCTATCTGTCTCCCCTCGTCCTTCATCCGGCTCGCCCCCAGACGCTCTATGTCTTCGGGGCCCGGAGCGCCCCACCGTCCTGGTTCCACCGGGGCGCCGGTGCGGACGGTGCCTTCTTCCGCAGCGATGACCTGGGCCAGCGCTGGCGCCGCGTAGGAGACACTCCCGTCATCCCCGGGGGCAGTTGGACGGCGTGTGGCGATCCGCAGGCGCCAGAAACGTTTTGCGTTGGATTGACGGACGGCTCCGTCTGGCTGACACAGGATGGCGGCGAACACTTCGCGTGTGTGCTCGAAGGGCTAGGGCTCGTCAGCGTGGTGTCAATCTGAGACATCCGAGGGGAGAGAGCCACGCCGCCCCGGCTCACGACATCTGAGCCTTGCGCCGCTGTCCTCACCCCTTCCGGATTCAGGTCGCCCCCATGTCCTCCCGTCCTGAGAACCTCCTGCGCAGCACGTTTCTCGACAGTCTCCCGGGCCCCGAGTGTGAGCACATCTTCGCCCTCACCCAGGAGCTGTCCGCGCCGCTGGCCGCCTGGTGCGCGAAGTACCCTTCCCTCCTTCGGCCCTCCCGTGTGCCGCAGATCAGCTTGACCCTGGCCGCCTCCGCCCCTTTCCTGAGCGCCCGCGAGCTGCTGCCCACCGGGAGGCTGCTCCTGTGGCTCTTCGCCGTGGATGACCTCTGCGACGAGCGTCCCCACGCGCAAGAGGCCGCCTTTCCCCTCACGCTCTGCGCCCGGTTCGAGCAGGCCCTGTCCGTGCTCGAGACCCCAGGGGCCCCCTCTGCCAGCGAGGAGCCACTCCACCAGGCCATGCGGGACATCCGGGAAGGGTTGGCCTCGCTTCCCCTCTTCTCCGCCCTGCACACGCCCCTGCTGAATGCGCTCCGGGACTTTCTGCGGGGCATGCAGCTCGAGGTGGCGTGGAGCCGCCTCTACCGCCAATCACCGCCAGGCCCAGCCCCCTCGCTCCAGGAGTATCTGGAGAAGGCGGCCTGCTTCACCACCGGCACGCTGCCCATCTACCTGAGCGTGTTGATGGCCACCCGCGATGAGGCGATCCTTCCGCGCCTGCCCCACTTCATGGGGCTGGGGCATGAGGCGGCCGTCAGCATCCGTCTGGCCAATGATCTCCGCACCTACGAGAAGGAGCTGGCCGAGGGCAAGCTCAACTCCCTCATCCTCCTTCAGCGCGAGATGATGGAGCAGCACGGCCAGGTGCCCGCCGCCGCCTTGGAGCGGGGCCGCGCGGAGGTGAAGGCCCACCTCCTGGGGGCCATGGAGCGGTGCAGTCAGCTCGGTGGCGAGGAGGCCACGGCGGGCTGCCGGGCCACGCAAGCCATCGTGAATGCCGTGGCCTTCGCCTGTGGCTTCTACGCCCACCACGACTTCCACCATGCCCTCGTGCGCAAGGACGGCCATCGCTTCGGCGAAGCGAGGCCGCCCCGCGCGGCCGTCACTCCATCAGTGTCCACTTGAGCTTGCTGGCCGCCGACTCCACCGTCTTCTCGATGAAGCGCACCCCGCGCACGCCGTCCGCGAGCCGGGGGTAGTCGGCGGCGAGCGGATCCGCCGCCACCCCGGCGAGCCGGGCCCGGATGTCCGCCGCGACGCCCAGGTACACGTTGGCGAACGCCTCGATGAACGCCTCGGGGTGGCCCGAGGGCACCCGGCACGCCCGGCGCGAGGCCTCGCTCAGCCAGGGCGAGCCCCGCGTGAGGATGCGCTTGGGCCCATCGAGCGGCGCATGCACCAGCTCGTTCGGGTTCTCCTGCCGCCAATCGAGCGAGCCCGCCGAGCCGAACACGCGCAGCCGCAAGTCATTCTCCACCCCGGCGGCAATCTGCGAGGCCGTCAGCACCCCGCGCACCCCGCCCCGCCAGCGCAGGAGCAGGCTGGCGTCGTCGTCGAGCCGCCGCCCCGGCACCAGGGCCCCGAGGTCCGCGCAGATCGCCTCCAGCTCCAGGCCCGTGACGGTGGCGGCCAGGTTCTCCGCGTGCGAGCCGATGTCGCCGATGGCCCCGGCCGCCCCGCTCCGCTCCGGATCCGTTCGCCAGCCGGCCTGCTTGTTGCCCTGGCCCTCCACGTGCGTGGCGAGCCAGCCCTGGTTGTATTCGACCACCACCTTGCGCAGCTCCCCGAGCACGCCGCGCTTCACCAGCTCGCGCGCCTCGCGCACCATCGGATAGCCGGTGTAGTTGTAGGTGACGCCGAACACGACGCCGGACTGCTCCACCGTGCGCACCAGCTCGTCCGCCTGCGCGCGCGTGTGCACGAGCGGCTTGTCACACACCACGTGAATCCCCGCCGCGGCGAAGGCCTTCGCCACCGGGAAGTGCACGTGGTTGGGCGTGACGATGGAGACGAAGTCGATGCGCTCCTCCGCCGGGCGCGTCAGCTCGTCGGCCAGCAGATCCTCCCACCGGCCGTGGTTGCGCTCCGGGGCCAGGCCCAGATCCTTGCCCGAGGCCCGCGCCTTGTCCGGGTTGGACGAGAGCGCGCCCGCCACCAGCTCCATCTGCCCATCCAGGGCCATGGCCCGGCGGTGCACCGAGCCGATGAACGCGTCGCGCCCACCGCCCACCATCGCGTACCGCAGCTTGCGTTCGGGCTGGGTGCTCATCCGCCCGCCCGCGCTTGCTTGTCCTTGTCGAACACGGCGTCGAACGCGCCCGCCGCGGCGGGGAAGTCGAGCCGCTTGCAGAAGGCCGCGCTCTCGGTGGCCCCGTGCACCCGGTCCATCCGGCTGTCCTCCCACTCCACGCTCAGGGGCCCCGCGTACTGGATGTCATTGAGCGCGACGATGACGGACTCGAAGTCGATCATCCCCCGGCCCAGGCTGCGGAAGTCCCAGTTGCGGCGCGGATCTCCGAAGCTCGTGTGGCCGCCGAACACGCCCACGGTGCCATCGCCCCGGCCCCACCACACGTCCTTCATGTGGACGTTGAACACGCGGTCCGCGAACGTGCGGATGAACTTCACGTAGTCCACGCCCTGGTAGCCGAGGTGGCTCGGGTCGAAGTTGAAGCCGAAGCAGCGGTGCCCCTTCACCGCCTCGATGGCGCGCTGGGCCGAGGCGATGTCGAAGGCGATCTCCGTCGGGTGGACCTCCAGCGCGAAGCGCACGCCCTGCGCCTCGAACGTGTCCAGAATCGGCGTCCAGCGGCGGCCGAAGTCGGCGAAGCCCTTGTCCCAGAACGCCTGTGGGGTGGGCGGGAAGGCATAGGTGGCGTGCCACACCGACGAGCCGGTGAAGCCGGTGACGGTCTTCACCCCGAAGGCGGCGGCGGCCCGGGCCGTGTCCTTCATCTCCTGGGCCGCGCGCTGGCGCACGCCCTCCGGGTCCCCATCCCCCCACACGTGCGCGGGGACGATGGACTGGTGGCGCTCGTCGATGAGGTCGCACACGGCCTGCCCCACCAGGTGGTTGCCGATGGCGAAGCACTTCAGGCCGTGGGACTCCAGCAGGGCGTGCTTGTCCTTCGCGTACGTCTTGGAGGCGAGCGCCTCCTGGACGTTGAAATGGTCGCCCCAGCAGGCCAGCTCCAGGCCGTCGTAGCCCATGCGCCGGGCCAGCGGTGCGAGTTCGGAGAGGGGCAGGTCGGCCCATTGGCCGGTGAACAGCGTGACAGGTCTCGTCATGGGGGTGTCCTGAAGGGGCGACAGGGGCGGCTTAGAAGGGCGAGTCCGGGAAGTAGAAGTCCTTCGCGTTCTCCTTGGTGATGAGCACCGAGGGCACGATGGTGGTGGCCGGCAGCTTGTCTCCCTTGAGGCGCGCCTCGGCGGTCATCTTGATGGCGTCGTAGATGAACTTGGGCGAGTAGGAGACGTCCGCCTGGATGAGCGGGTTGCTGCCGTCGATGATGGTCTTCACCATGCCCTTGGCGCCCGCGCCGCCGAACACTTCCTTGATGTCCGTGCGCTTGGCCTGCGAGATGGCCTTGAGCACGCCCACCGCCATGTCGTCATCCGCGGCCCACACGGCGTCGATCTGCTTGAAGCGCGTCAGGTAGTCCTGCATCACCTTGAAGGCATCGTCCCGGTTCCAGTTGCCGTACTTCGCATCCAGCACCTTGATGTCCGGGTGGTTCTTCAGCACCGCGTTGAACGCGTCCATGCGCTCGTTGTCGATGGTAGTGGGGATGCCGCGCAGTACCACGATGTTGCCCTTGCCGTTGAGGCGCTTGGCCAGGTACTCCGCCGGCAGCTTGCCGAAGGCGGTGTTGTCGCCGGCCACGTAGGCATCCTGCGCGCTGGTGTCCGTCAGGCCGCGGTCCACCACGGTGACGTACACGCCCTTGCCCTTCACCTGCGCGACGGGCTTGGTGAGCGCCGCCGACTCGAACGGGAAGATGACCAGCGTGTCGATCTTGTTGACGGTCAGCAGGTCCTGGAGCTGGTTGGCCTGCTCGGGCGCGTTGGCCGCCGTGCGCACGGTGACCTTCAGGCCCGGGTTGGCCTTCTCCAGCTCCTTCTTGGCCTGGTTGGCCCACCACACGATGCCGCCGGTGAAGCCGTGCGTGGCGGCGGGGATGGCCACGCCGACGTGAACCTTCTTGTCCTGCGCGGCGGCGCCGGAGGACATGAGCAGCGCGGCCACGGCGGATGCACCCACTGCGAGTCTACGGAGGACGGATTTCATGCGTGCTGTCTCCTGCGGGTGAGGGAAAAGGGAACCGCTACTTGCGGCGGCGCTGCAGGAATGCCACGCCGATGATGACGAAGCCCTGCACCGCCGCGTTCAGGTACACACTGATGATGCTGGTGAGGTTGAGGATGTTGCTGATGACCGACAGCAGCACCGCGCCCACCACCGTGCCGGTGATGGTGCCCGAGCCGCCCTTGAGCGCGGTGCCGCCGACGATGACCGCCGCGATGGCCTCCAGCTCCCAGAGAATGCCGGTGGTCGGCGAGGCCGAGCCCAGGCGCGGCACGTACAGCACCGTGGCGATGCCCACGCACAGGCCCAGCAGCATGTACGTGAGCACCTTGATGCGGTCCACGTTCACCGCCGCATAGCGCGCCACCTGCTCGTTGGAGCCCAGCGCCTGCACATAGCGGCCATAGGCGGTGCGGTTGAGCACCAGCCCGCCCACGAGCGCCACGACGAGGAAAATCCACACGGGGATCGGAATGCCCAGGAGGCTGGCGTAGTAGACGGGGCTGTAGGCGTCGGACAGGTCCGAGTCCAGCGTGAGCGCCCCGCCGTCCGCGAAGTAGGTGAGGTACGCGCGGAAGATGCCCAGCGTGCCGAGCGTCACGATGAACGGCTCGATGCCGCCCTTGGCGATGAGCAGCCCGTGCGCCAGGCCGAACAGCGCGCCGAGCAGCAGCGCGAAGCCGATGCCCACGGCAATCACCGTCACGGGCGAGCCCAGCTCGGGCCCCAGCCGGTTCATCACGAGAATCATCGCGCCGGCGATGAGCGCCGCCATCGAGCCCACGGAGAGGTCGATGCCCCCCGAGATGATGACGAAGCACATGCCCACCGCGATGATGCCGATGAAGGCCGTGCGCGTGAGCACGTTCATCACGTTGTCGATCGCGGCGAATTCGCTGTTGAGCGCCGTGCCGATGATGCACAGCAGGACGAGCCCGAGGATGGGCCCGAAGCTGTGCAGCAGCGAGCGCGCGCGATGGCTGGCGCGGGTGCTGGTCTCCGGGCGCA contains:
- a CDS encoding WD40/YVTN/BNR-like repeat-containing protein, with protein sequence MSPFPDIYVGATRGLFVARHVSGRYVPTPLGRLPVEGAARHTASALQSMFRGSSVGVTADMPKGGLIVDSRRPGRLYVGTEAAGVFRSEDGGATWVPDSQGLGSSRIWSLVQHPVTGVLYAGTEPAAIYRKLPDATAWEPCAPLSALPRYGEWTSPNAPYEPRVRGIGLDPERPQAIAAAIEVGWLVLSLDGGKSWTNLTEGSEFDSHSVLFAPGQPHVLLSTSGYGFFRSDDGGAHFSASKAGLDRSYLSPLVLHPARPQTLYVFGARSAPPSWFHRGAGADGAFFRSDDLGQRWRRVGDTPVIPGGSWTACGDPQAPETFCVGLTDGSVWLTQDGGEHFACVLEGLGLVSVVSI
- a CDS encoding terpene synthase family protein; translated protein: MSSRPENLLRSTFLDSLPGPECEHIFALTQELSAPLAAWCAKYPSLLRPSRVPQISLTLAASAPFLSARELLPTGRLLLWLFAVDDLCDERPHAQEAAFPLTLCARFEQALSVLETPGAPSASEEPLHQAMRDIREGLASLPLFSALHTPLLNALRDFLRGMQLEVAWSRLYRQSPPGPAPSLQEYLEKAACFTTGTLPIYLSVLMATRDEAILPRLPHFMGLGHEAAVSIRLANDLRTYEKELAEGKLNSLILLQREMMEQHGQVPAAALERGRAEVKAHLLGAMERCSQLGGEEATAGCRATQAIVNAVAFACGFYAHHDFHHALVRKDGHRFGEARPPRAAVTPSVST
- a CDS encoding Gfo/Idh/MocA family protein; this encodes MSTQPERKLRYAMVGGGRDAFIGSVHRRAMALDGQMELVAGALSSNPDKARASGKDLGLAPERNHGRWEDLLADELTRPAEERIDFVSIVTPNHVHFPVAKAFAAAGIHVVCDKPLVHTRAQADELVRTVEQSGVVFGVTYNYTGYPMVREARELVKRGVLGELRKVVVEYNQGWLATHVEGQGNKQAGWRTDPERSGAAGAIGDIGSHAENLAATVTGLELEAICADLGALVPGRRLDDDASLLLRWRGGVRGVLTASQIAAGVENDLRLRVFGSAGSLDWRQENPNELVHAPLDGPKRILTRGSPWLSEASRRACRVPSGHPEAFIEAFANVYLGVAADIRARLAGVAADPLAADYPRLADGVRGVRFIEKTVESAASKLKWTLME
- a CDS encoding sugar phosphate isomerase/epimerase family protein, whose product is MTRPVTLFTGQWADLPLSELAPLARRMGYDGLELACWGDHFNVQEALASKTYAKDKHALLESHGLKCFAIGNHLVGQAVCDLIDERHQSIVPAHVWGDGDPEGVRQRAAQEMKDTARAAAAFGVKTVTGFTGSSVWHATYAFPPTPQAFWDKGFADFGRRWTPILDTFEAQGVRFALEVHPTEIAFDIASAQRAIEAVKGHRCFGFNFDPSHLGYQGVDYVKFIRTFADRVFNVHMKDVWWGRGDGTVGVFGGHTSFGDPRRNWDFRSLGRGMIDFESVIVALNDIQYAGPLSVEWEDSRMDRVHGATESAAFCKRLDFPAAAGAFDAVFDKDKQARAGG
- a CDS encoding substrate-binding domain-containing protein codes for the protein MKSVLRRLAVGASAVAALLMSSGAAAQDKKVHVGVAIPAATHGFTGGIVWWANQAKKELEKANPGLKVTVRTAANAPEQANQLQDLLTVNKIDTLVIFPFESAALTKPVAQVKGKGVYVTVVDRGLTDTSAQDAYVAGDNTAFGKLPAEYLAKRLNGKGNIVVLRGIPTTIDNERMDAFNAVLKNHPDIKVLDAKYGNWNRDDAFKVMQDYLTRFKQIDAVWAADDDMAVGVLKAISQAKRTDIKEVFGGAGAKGMVKTIIDGSNPLIQADVSYSPKFIYDAIKMTAEARLKGDKLPATTIVPSVLITKENAKDFYFPDSPF
- a CDS encoding ABC transporter permease, which produces MPPEPIEALKPEAGAPAPGGAAVRPETSTRASHRARSLLHSFGPILGLVLLCIIGTALNSEFAAIDNVMNVLTRTAFIGIIAVGMCFVIISGGIDLSVGSMAALIAGAMILVMNRLGPELGSPVTVIAVGIGFALLLGALFGLAHGLLIAKGGIEPFIVTLGTLGIFRAYLTYFADGGALTLDSDLSDAYSPVYYASLLGIPIPVWIFLVVALVGGLVLNRTAYGRYVQALGSNEQVARYAAVNVDRIKVLTYMLLGLCVGIATVLYVPRLGSASPTTGILWELEAIAAVIVGGTALKGGSGTITGTVVGAVLLSVISNILNLTSIISVYLNAAVQGFVIIGVAFLQRRRK